Proteins from a single region of Nitrospira sp.:
- a CDS encoding sigma-54 dependent transcriptional regulator — protein MTWQLLLVEDEPSVREAFALRLSDQGYIVQTAGSGEEAFALLRSFEPDILILDLVMPNLSGLDVLARVKQTSPHLLVILLTARGTVKDAVEATKLGAFDFVAKSIDMEDLQHALRRATELLTLQRQVRLQSGQDAERYALDRIIARSPVTQAFLSQLRELANTDRVTVLLQGETGTGKQYMSRVIHYNSARGQKPCIEVDCPSIPRELFESELFGHEKGSFTGALGRKAGLIEMAEGGTVLFDEIGDLPLPLQAKLLRVIEERTLRRVGGSATIPVDVRFMAATNRNLKEAVAKGEFREDLYFRLNVVTLTVPPLRERGEDIIPLAEQFMARSAVALKKPVRMIGESGKAVLRRYAFPGNVRELGNLIERAVLFCPGDSLEAGNFPADVQAEHSASPRTRPLHAPEAPAPDDPNNVHLTFRLGEQSLSDLEDRIIAEVLRRSDGNKTLAAKHLGITRWMLDRRRKP, from the coding sequence ATGACCTGGCAACTCTTACTGGTAGAAGACGAACCCTCGGTGCGCGAGGCCTTTGCCCTCCGGCTGAGCGATCAGGGCTATATCGTGCAAACCGCCGGCTCCGGAGAAGAGGCGTTCGCCCTGCTGCGCTCGTTTGAACCGGACATCCTCATTCTCGACCTGGTCATGCCGAACCTCTCGGGGCTCGATGTGCTGGCCCGGGTCAAACAGACATCCCCCCATCTGCTGGTCATTCTCTTGACGGCGAGGGGAACGGTCAAGGATGCCGTGGAGGCAACCAAGCTCGGCGCCTTCGACTTCGTCGCCAAGTCTATCGATATGGAAGACTTGCAGCATGCGCTCCGCCGCGCCACCGAACTGCTCACCCTGCAACGCCAGGTCCGGTTACAGAGCGGACAGGACGCGGAACGGTATGCGCTGGATCGGATTATCGCCAGGAGCCCCGTTACCCAGGCCTTCCTGAGTCAGCTCCGGGAACTGGCCAACACCGACCGGGTCACCGTGCTGCTCCAGGGCGAGACCGGCACCGGCAAGCAGTATATGAGCCGCGTGATTCACTACAACAGCGCCAGGGGACAGAAGCCCTGCATCGAGGTGGACTGTCCGTCGATCCCCCGCGAGCTGTTCGAAAGCGAATTGTTCGGGCATGAAAAAGGATCATTCACCGGCGCCCTGGGACGAAAGGCCGGATTGATCGAGATGGCCGAAGGCGGAACGGTCCTCTTCGACGAGATCGGCGACCTGCCGCTCCCGTTACAGGCCAAGCTGCTCCGCGTCATCGAAGAACGGACCCTGCGCCGCGTCGGTGGGTCGGCGACCATCCCCGTGGATGTCCGGTTCATGGCGGCCACCAACCGCAATCTCAAAGAGGCCGTGGCCAAAGGCGAGTTCCGCGAGGATCTCTACTTCAGATTGAACGTCGTCACGTTGACCGTCCCGCCGCTGCGCGAACGCGGGGAAGACATCATCCCCCTCGCCGAACAATTCATGGCCCGCTCCGCCGTCGCCCTCAAAAAGCCGGTGCGCATGATCGGAGAGAGCGGCAAGGCAGTCCTGCGCCGCTATGCCTTTCCCGGTAACGTTCGCGAATTGGGCAACCTCATCGAGCGGGCCGTGCTGTTCTGCCCCGGCGATTCGCTCGAAGCCGGGAATTTTCCAGCCGATGTGCAAGCCGAGCATTCCGCGAGTCCCCGCACGAGGCCCCTCCACGCGCCGGAAGCCCCCGCGCCGGACGACCCGAACAACGTGCACCTGACGTTTCGACTCGGTGAACAGTCTCTCTCGGATTTGGAAGACCGCATCATCGCCGAAGTCCTTCGGCGTTCCGACGGCAACAAAACCCTTGCGGCCAAACACCTCGGCATCACCCGCTGGATGCTGGACCGGCGCCGGAAACCGTAG
- the cysD gene encoding sulfate adenylyltransferase subunit CysD, whose amino-acid sequence MPVQHLRALEDQSVYILREAYKHFDDLAMLWSMGKDSTVLLWLARKAFFGHVPFPLVHIDTGYEMPELIDYRDRLAKEWRLDVVVGQNREALAGGMSPDQGRVTCCTAMKIEALKQTIAKHKWTAVILGIRADEEGTRAKERYFSLRDKHGEWDFRDQPPELWDQYKTTFPAGAHVRVHPLLDWTELNIWEYLEQEQVPLPGLYFDRGAGTRYRSLGCVPCTGTVNSCANTIPQIITELRTTTTAERSGRAQDEGRGMETLRKLGHM is encoded by the coding sequence ATGCCCGTGCAGCACCTGAGAGCGCTGGAAGATCAGAGCGTCTATATTCTTCGTGAAGCCTATAAGCACTTCGACGACCTCGCCATGCTCTGGTCGATGGGCAAGGACTCGACGGTGCTGTTGTGGCTGGCTCGAAAGGCGTTCTTCGGTCACGTGCCCTTTCCGCTCGTGCACATCGATACCGGCTATGAAATGCCGGAGTTGATCGACTATCGCGATCGACTCGCCAAAGAGTGGCGCCTCGATGTCGTCGTCGGCCAGAACCGCGAGGCCCTGGCCGGCGGCATGAGCCCGGACCAGGGCCGTGTCACCTGCTGCACGGCGATGAAGATCGAGGCGCTCAAGCAGACCATTGCGAAACATAAGTGGACAGCGGTAATTCTGGGGATCCGCGCCGACGAGGAAGGCACGCGGGCAAAAGAGCGTTATTTTTCACTGCGCGACAAGCACGGCGAATGGGACTTCCGTGACCAGCCGCCGGAACTGTGGGATCAATACAAGACGACGTTTCCCGCCGGCGCGCACGTGCGCGTGCACCCGCTGCTCGACTGGACCGAGTTGAATATCTGGGAATACCTCGAACAGGAACAGGTTCCCCTGCCGGGGCTGTATTTCGACCGGGGGGCAGGCACCCGGTATCGCAGCTTGGGTTGCGTGCCCTGCACGGGGACCGTCAACTCCTGCGCCAACACGATTCCACAAATCATTACAGAGTTGCGGACCACGACGACCGCCGAACGGTCCGGCCGCGCGCAGGACGAAGGGCGCGGGATGGAAACGCTCAGGAAATTGGGCCACATGTAA
- a CDS encoding alkaline phosphatase → MNLRLTILVLTLIGLLVHRPESEAAPQGHPAPQPSAAADHVILFVLEGVDRQSLKTGPMPALSRLAKEGAATWSAGTVTSSSRLPAMASLLTGLPVEKHGITWDTFEFSRGYPRPPTIFDYLDLSGGRDSAIFFMDESLYQLAKPEPYTDYQVCGPLKPECSPDRLVSYIKQYIRKADSGQGYGHAILALPHLLVVHLPDGARAGIEHGWSSGSYRTALRSVDQAMESVLTIFKNHGLLTRTTVFVTSLSGTGAAPGQSTTASTLVPWIASGAGIKHGHAIHQPVSIVDTGATVLRALRLETHTEWDSRAVEEIFRDAPGVATIATKGR, encoded by the coding sequence ATGAATCTGAGGCTCACAATTCTCGTCTTGACCCTAATCGGCCTGCTCGTCCACCGCCCGGAATCCGAAGCCGCCCCCCAGGGCCATCCGGCGCCACAGCCCTCCGCAGCAGCGGATCATGTGATCCTATTCGTCCTGGAAGGGGTTGACCGGCAATCCTTGAAGACCGGACCGATGCCTGCCCTGTCGCGTCTGGCCAAGGAAGGAGCCGCGACCTGGTCGGCCGGTACGGTCACATCCTCAAGCCGTCTCCCCGCAATGGCCTCGCTCCTCACCGGACTTCCCGTGGAGAAGCACGGCATTACCTGGGACACCTTTGAATTCAGCCGGGGATACCCACGCCCCCCGACAATCTTCGATTACCTCGATCTCAGTGGGGGACGGGACAGCGCCATCTTCTTCATGGACGAGTCGCTCTACCAGCTGGCAAAACCGGAACCCTACACCGACTATCAGGTGTGCGGACCGCTCAAACCGGAATGCAGCCCGGATCGGCTGGTGTCCTACATCAAGCAGTACATCAGGAAGGCGGACAGCGGACAAGGGTACGGGCATGCGATTCTGGCCCTGCCGCACCTCCTCGTGGTGCACCTGCCGGACGGGGCTCGTGCCGGCATCGAACACGGCTGGTCTTCGGGGTCCTATCGCACCGCGCTCCGGTCGGTCGATCAGGCGATGGAGTCGGTCCTGACGATTTTTAAAAACCACGGACTGCTCACACGCACCACGGTATTCGTCACGTCGTTGAGCGGGACCGGCGCGGCTCCAGGACAATCGACGACGGCCTCAACGCTCGTCCCGTGGATTGCCTCCGGAGCCGGGATCAAGCACGGACATGCGATTCACCAGCCCGTCTCGATCGTCGATACCGGCGCCACGGTGCTGCGAGCCTTGCGACTTGAGACACATACCGAATGGGACAGCCGCGCGGTCGAAGAAATCTTTCGCGACGCACCCGGCGTCGCCACGATTGCGACGAAAGGACGATAG
- a CDS encoding PAS domain S-box protein: MPPAQSGSSREPAVAKPEVAAAEILAWVSDCIEGGLCLIARGILIFENAQFGELVETPAKEDLAPSKSGGSMRARLFADALAWNKESLGTRGTRTYHLTHRDGQPLIYDCRFNVVPYHGDTGVLLVLQNVTERTVLEHEASQVARFQTVLARIGTLAVSDASAQDLMNEAVRHTAQALGVELCKILIARESDDHLAVVAGIGLEEELIGKLTIEGGTHSQAGFAIRERVPVVVRDLRNETRFTPSKLLTEHGGVAGMCVPMLVEDRVYGVMTAHSKQVRDFTGKEQEFLCAVANTVATVLERRRRADTQRDLYHRLFMSAQDGIMLTDTDGRILEWNPALERMTGWRREEALGQRPGILKSGKHAPEFYDRLWQAIRAGQAFADRFVNRRKDGSEFLVWESVSPVKDRDGTTQFYMAILTDLSEREQMLEALRHTEQVKLVGQLAGGILHEVRNPLIGLGSLATHLAEQNQLPQSARDRCRLIAREAARIDELLESHLGQLRPRPFDLRPCDLPSLIDDTLALLRPNLSKQRIAVRKTIANNLPMVEASRAHLQQVCLNITMNAIDAMPDGGELEITIGPETKRGAGVLLRFSDTGKGIAPDNLQRIFEPFFTNGKAKGVGLGLTITHDIVERHGGQLSISSPPGSGAVVDVWLPVGTRGLA, from the coding sequence ATGCCGCCCGCACAATCCGGCAGTTCCCGCGAACCTGCCGTAGCAAAACCGGAAGTCGCCGCCGCTGAAATCCTGGCATGGGTCAGCGACTGCATCGAGGGTGGGCTCTGTCTGATCGCGCGCGGCATATTGATTTTCGAAAATGCGCAATTCGGCGAATTGGTGGAAACCCCGGCCAAGGAAGACCTTGCTCCATCGAAGTCCGGCGGCTCCATGCGAGCACGGCTATTCGCCGACGCGCTCGCATGGAACAAGGAGTCGCTGGGGACTCGCGGGACCAGGACCTATCACCTGACCCATCGTGACGGACAGCCACTGATTTATGACTGCCGATTCAACGTGGTCCCCTACCACGGAGATACCGGCGTGCTCCTCGTCCTGCAGAACGTGACGGAGCGGACCGTCCTCGAGCATGAAGCCTCCCAGGTCGCCCGATTTCAAACGGTGCTGGCCCGCATTGGAACCCTGGCCGTCAGCGACGCCTCGGCTCAAGACCTCATGAACGAGGCCGTGCGACATACGGCACAAGCGCTGGGCGTCGAGCTCTGCAAGATCCTGATCGCGAGGGAGTCCGACGATCACCTCGCCGTCGTGGCGGGGATCGGCCTCGAAGAGGAGCTGATCGGCAAACTGACGATCGAAGGCGGCACGCATTCACAGGCCGGCTTTGCCATTCGCGAGCGCGTGCCCGTGGTCGTGCGGGACCTCCGGAATGAAACCCGGTTTACCCCTTCGAAGCTCCTCACCGAACATGGCGGCGTCGCCGGCATGTGCGTCCCCATGCTCGTCGAGGACCGCGTCTACGGCGTCATGACGGCTCATTCGAAACAGGTCAGAGACTTCACCGGCAAAGAACAGGAATTCCTCTGCGCCGTTGCGAACACGGTTGCCACGGTCCTGGAACGGCGGCGGCGGGCCGACACGCAGCGGGATCTCTATCACCGGCTCTTCATGTCCGCGCAGGACGGCATCATGCTCACCGACACCGACGGCCGCATCCTGGAATGGAATCCCGCGCTCGAACGGATGACGGGCTGGCGTCGCGAAGAGGCCCTCGGGCAGCGTCCCGGCATCTTGAAATCCGGCAAACATGCGCCGGAGTTCTACGATCGACTCTGGCAAGCGATTCGCGCAGGCCAGGCGTTCGCCGACCGCTTTGTCAACCGGCGCAAAGACGGGTCCGAATTTCTGGTCTGGGAAAGCGTCAGCCCCGTGAAAGACCGGGACGGCACCACCCAATTCTATATGGCCATCCTCACCGACTTGAGCGAACGGGAACAGATGCTGGAAGCGCTGCGCCATACCGAACAGGTCAAGCTCGTCGGACAATTGGCCGGAGGGATCTTGCATGAAGTACGCAACCCCCTGATCGGCCTCGGCAGCCTCGCCACCCATCTGGCCGAGCAGAACCAGCTCCCCCAGTCCGCCAGAGACCGCTGCCGTCTTATCGCGCGCGAGGCGGCGCGGATCGACGAACTGCTCGAATCGCACCTGGGACAGCTGCGGCCGCGGCCGTTCGATCTCCGGCCCTGCGATCTGCCCTCGCTCATCGACGACACGCTGGCCCTGCTCCGTCCCAATCTGTCCAAGCAGCGCATCGCCGTCCGGAAGACGATTGCGAATAACCTGCCGATGGTCGAGGCCTCGCGCGCCCATCTTCAGCAAGTGTGTCTGAACATCACGATGAATGCGATCGACGCCATGCCGGACGGAGGCGAGCTGGAGATCACGATCGGGCCTGAAACCAAGCGCGGCGCCGGGGTGCTCCTCCGCTTCTCGGACACCGGCAAGGGCATCGCCCCGGACAACTTACAGCGGATTTTCGAACCCTTCTTCACCAACGGCAAGGCCAAGGGCGTCGGGCTCGGGCTGACGATCACGCATGACATCGTCGAGCGCCATGGCGGGCAGCTGTCCATCAGCAGCCCGCCTGGCAGCGGCGCCGTGGTCGATGTATGGCTGCCCGTTGGAACACGAGGCCTCGCATGA
- a CDS encoding MFS transporter — translation MEFALEPLPSTRYNAGLHWTDLALHPHDSSDHDSPPLTRIRWVILGLLFAISVVTYIDRVNISVTARHMMPALGLTDQQMGFVFSAFVIGYALFQIPGGWLGDRWGARIILTLALLWWSIFTAWTAMAPASPLAGWLGIMGALALARFLLGVGEAVALPNFNRVVTDWLPAGERGLGIGIAIGGIGVGAAITPPVTAWIMVNFGWQTAFYLSAVLGLGLAVIWWFIARNHPLEHPWMTKRNTGTTATTDQAPSPSIPWAALRQTPTVWWLVLSYSCLGYVAYVYMSWFYLYLVNVRGFDILRGGFFASAPFLAILVFCPIGGWVTDRLASRHGLTAGRRQAGMAGMLLAGCAIGLGAWIDSPYLAIASLSLGAGWLYFSVGAYWSSTSDLSKTHAGSLSGLMNMGANIGGAISPTVTPWIAEQWGWPLSLGTAALIAVIGGVLWLWIDPEKGLAGKPH, via the coding sequence ATGGAATTTGCGCTAGAGCCCCTGCCCTCGACTCGCTATAATGCCGGCCTCCACTGGACCGACTTAGCGTTGCACCCACACGATTCCTCTGATCATGACTCTCCGCCTCTCACGCGCATCCGCTGGGTGATTCTCGGGCTGCTCTTTGCCATTAGCGTCGTCACCTATATCGACCGCGTCAACATTTCCGTGACGGCCCGTCATATGATGCCGGCGCTGGGCCTGACCGATCAGCAGATGGGGTTTGTCTTTTCGGCCTTCGTCATCGGCTATGCCCTGTTTCAAATTCCCGGCGGCTGGCTCGGCGACCGCTGGGGCGCGCGGATCATTCTGACTCTGGCGCTGCTCTGGTGGTCCATCTTCACCGCCTGGACGGCCATGGCTCCGGCCTCTCCGCTGGCCGGATGGCTGGGCATCATGGGAGCGCTCGCGCTTGCGCGTTTTCTATTGGGCGTCGGCGAAGCAGTGGCCCTGCCGAATTTCAATCGGGTCGTCACCGACTGGCTCCCGGCGGGGGAGCGCGGGCTCGGGATCGGCATCGCGATCGGAGGCATCGGCGTCGGCGCCGCGATCACGCCGCCTGTCACTGCGTGGATCATGGTGAACTTCGGTTGGCAGACGGCTTTCTATCTCTCAGCCGTCCTCGGCTTAGGCCTCGCCGTCATCTGGTGGTTCATCGCGCGCAATCATCCGCTCGAGCATCCATGGATGACCAAGCGAAATACCGGCACCACAGCCACAACCGACCAGGCTCCATCCCCTTCCATTCCATGGGCAGCGTTGCGACAGACTCCAACGGTCTGGTGGCTCGTGTTGAGTTACAGCTGCCTGGGCTATGTAGCCTATGTGTATATGTCGTGGTTCTATCTCTATCTTGTCAACGTGCGCGGCTTCGATATCCTGCGCGGAGGTTTCTTCGCATCCGCGCCCTTTCTCGCGATTCTGGTCTTTTGTCCGATCGGAGGCTGGGTCACGGATCGATTGGCCAGCCGCCACGGACTCACGGCGGGTCGGCGACAGGCAGGCATGGCGGGAATGCTCCTCGCCGGCTGCGCGATCGGACTCGGGGCCTGGATCGATTCGCCCTATCTCGCCATCGCCAGCCTGTCGCTGGGCGCGGGCTGGCTCTACTTCAGCGTCGGCGCCTACTGGTCTTCCACCAGCGACTTGTCCAAGACACACGCCGGCAGTCTGTCGGGCTTGATGAACATGGGGGCCAATATCGGAGGGGCTATTTCTCCTACCGTCACGCCCTGGATTGCCGAACAGTGGGGTTGGCCCCTGTCGCTCGGCACCGCCGCGCTAATTGCCGTCATCGGCGGGGTACTCTGGCTCTGGATCGACCCTGAAAAAGGTCTCGCGGGAAAACCGCACTGA
- a CDS encoding DUF190 domain-containing protein, translating to MRGLTLHPMKEIKIIVQGDQLKFITELLDRTGATGYTIINNISGKGHHGFHEGHLLFNDTSSQVMVFTVVPEDKVEPILAGLGPLFNRHSGAMFVTDVAVSRRDHFASK from the coding sequence ATGAGAGGCCTGACACTGCATCCGATGAAAGAAATCAAGATCATCGTGCAAGGCGACCAGTTGAAGTTTATCACCGAGCTGTTGGACCGGACCGGAGCCACCGGTTATACGATCATCAACAATATCTCTGGCAAGGGCCATCACGGCTTTCACGAGGGGCATCTGCTGTTCAACGACACCAGCAGCCAGGTGATGGTGTTCACCGTCGTACCCGAAGACAAGGTGGAACCGATTCTGGCCGGCCTGGGCCCGCTCTTCAATCGGCATTCCGGCGCCATGTTCGTGACCGACGTGGCGGTCAGCCGGCGGGACCATTTTGCATCCAAGTGA
- a CDS encoding HigA family addiction module antitoxin, whose protein sequence is MPGKLKSRITTDSLRVTGRSHASKQLVGRRLPLHRPPTRPGEMLLEEFIKPLGITQVEVAARLGISFPRLNEVIRGKRAVTSDTALRLARVIGMSADFWLGLQLDWDLWHAMHSSKASEIDRLEPLRTSA, encoded by the coding sequence ATGCCTGGGAAGTTGAAATCACGGATTACCACTGACAGCCTACGCGTGACCGGTCGATCCCACGCTTCGAAACAGCTTGTTGGCCGACGCTTGCCTCTTCATCGGCCTCCCACTCGTCCTGGGGAGATGCTGTTGGAAGAGTTCATTAAGCCGCTTGGCATCACGCAGGTGGAAGTCGCGGCTCGTCTTGGGATATCGTTTCCACGCCTGAACGAGGTCATCCGTGGCAAGCGGGCGGTCACGTCAGACACCGCGCTTCGACTGGCGCGTGTCATAGGGATGTCTGCAGACTTTTGGCTGGGGTTGCAATTAGACTGGGATCTTTGGCATGCGATGCACAGCTCAAAAGCAAGCGAGATCGATCGCCTTGAGCCGCTACGCACCTCGGCCTAA
- a CDS encoding peptidylprolyl isomerase, giving the protein MQFQKKDPRATIVTKFGEIKIRFYPDDAPRHVENFINLAKMGFFDGTTFHRVVPGFLIQGGDPFSKNADRTTHGTGGPGYFLTPEPSDRPHKRGAVSMAKMPRESNSTRDFNDNGSQFFICVGDNSGLDRRYTVFGEIFRGIEVLDKIVAAARDAADNPLDPITMTVTVKE; this is encoded by the coding sequence ATGCAATTTCAAAAGAAGGATCCTCGCGCGACGATCGTCACCAAGTTCGGCGAGATCAAGATCCGCTTTTATCCGGACGATGCCCCGCGCCACGTGGAGAACTTCATCAATCTGGCCAAGATGGGTTTCTTCGACGGCACCACGTTTCATCGCGTCGTCCCCGGTTTCCTCATTCAAGGCGGCGACCCCTTCAGCAAGAACGCCGACAGGACGACGCACGGCACCGGTGGCCCCGGCTACTTTCTAACCCCCGAGCCGAGCGATCGCCCCCACAAACGCGGCGCCGTCTCGATGGCGAAGATGCCGCGCGAGAGCAACAGCACGCGCGACTTCAACGACAACGGCTCGCAGTTTTTTATTTGCGTGGGAGATAACAGCGGACTCGACCGGCGCTATACCGTGTTCGGGGAAATCTTTCGCGGCATCGAAGTTCTGGATAAGATCGTCGCCGCCGCCCGTGACGCTGCCGACAACCCGCTGGATCCGATCACGATGACCGTGACGGTGAAAGAGTGA
- a CDS encoding proton-conducting transporter membrane subunit has product MDSIPILIAIAAPLLASVLTVLFGQLLGERVANISIAALILSTGTALLSFYQILNADPLVLALPGLPALLTPTILVDRLAGIMMVLISVVSLVIHVYSRQYMQGDPGYTRFFGLLSLLTFVLLTLVTSGHLLWLFLAWHTVTWLLATFISFNRASAAARRAGRTTLLVQGFGDIALLLAIVALYAAFGTLDLTTLFHALDEMPSRPTLWTGTRFELDAITTGTLLLVFAVMTKSAQFPFHIWLPGTIEAPTPVSAMLHAGIVNAGGFLVNRLAPLFGQSPTTLYILFVVGALTALIGASTMLTQSSIKRTLAYSTMGQMGYMVMECGLGAFALAIFHLCAHGLFKATLFLNSGDHIHKARTEYKLPEPRRVSDTPRFSFVPWGTGLAITLILPLLILLMTHGLVHISLFESQSTMIFLFFAWVTSAQAIFSLYRLNVAASWKVSLMMLATLTFIVLTYLWAGDAFTHFLYPAPAHVAAYFQAAAWHEGLFDAVIVASTLIIIGVWILLYGKAHGYQPMLPTGFTTLYTRLYVGFLAGLYVEDLLRALRPGLKPLRAASRRPPG; this is encoded by the coding sequence ATGGACTCGATACCCATACTCATCGCAATCGCGGCTCCGCTGCTCGCCAGCGTCCTGACGGTCTTATTCGGACAGCTGCTCGGCGAGCGAGTTGCGAACATCAGCATCGCCGCGTTGATCCTCTCGACCGGAACGGCGCTGCTGTCTTTCTATCAGATCCTCAATGCAGACCCGCTCGTGCTTGCCCTTCCAGGGCTGCCGGCGCTGCTGACCCCTACGATACTCGTCGATCGCCTTGCCGGAATCATGATGGTCCTCATCAGTGTCGTGAGCTTAGTGATTCACGTCTATTCCCGGCAATATATGCAGGGCGATCCCGGCTATACCAGATTCTTCGGGCTGCTCAGCCTGCTGACCTTCGTGCTCCTGACCCTGGTCACGAGCGGGCACCTCTTGTGGCTCTTCCTTGCCTGGCACACCGTGACCTGGCTGCTCGCCACATTTATTTCCTTTAACCGCGCCAGCGCCGCGGCCCGCCGAGCGGGACGGACAACCCTGCTGGTCCAAGGATTCGGGGATATCGCGCTCCTGCTGGCGATCGTGGCGCTCTATGCAGCCTTCGGCACGCTCGACCTGACAACGTTGTTCCATGCGCTGGATGAGATGCCGAGCCGTCCGACCCTCTGGACCGGAACCCGGTTCGAACTGGATGCGATCACGACCGGCACGCTGCTGCTCGTCTTCGCGGTCATGACCAAGTCCGCACAGTTTCCGTTTCATATCTGGTTGCCCGGCACGATCGAGGCCCCGACCCCCGTTTCGGCGATGCTGCATGCCGGCATCGTGAATGCCGGAGGATTTCTGGTGAACCGCCTGGCGCCGCTGTTCGGCCAGTCTCCGACCACGCTCTATATCTTGTTCGTGGTGGGCGCGCTCACCGCCTTGATCGGCGCCTCGACCATGCTGACCCAATCGAGCATCAAACGCACACTCGCCTACTCGACCATGGGGCAGATGGGCTATATGGTTATGGAATGCGGCCTGGGCGCCTTCGCCCTCGCCATCTTTCACCTCTGCGCCCACGGTCTTTTCAAAGCCACGCTGTTTTTGAATTCAGGCGATCACATCCACAAGGCGAGAACCGAGTACAAGCTGCCCGAGCCTCGCAGGGTCAGCGACACGCCGAGGTTCTCGTTCGTGCCCTGGGGAACCGGACTCGCCATCACGCTCATTCTGCCGCTCCTGATTCTGCTGATGACCCACGGCCTGGTCCATATTTCCCTGTTCGAATCACAGAGCACCATGATCTTTCTGTTCTTCGCCTGGGTCACCTCGGCCCAGGCCATCTTCAGCCTTTACCGGCTGAACGTGGCCGCCTCCTGGAAAGTCTCGCTCATGATGCTCGCGACCCTGACCTTCATCGTCCTCACCTATCTCTGGGCCGGGGACGCCTTTACGCACTTCCTCTATCCGGCGCCGGCCCATGTCGCCGCCTATTTCCAAGCGGCCGCCTGGCACGAGGGCCTCTTCGATGCCGTCATCGTCGCGTCAACCCTGATCATCATCGGAGTCTGGATCCTGCTCTACGGCAAGGCGCACGGCTACCAGCCGATGCTCCCCACAGGATTCACCACTCTATACACGCGCCTCTACGTGGGGTTCCTCGCCGGCCTCTATGTCGAGGATCTGCTGCGGGCCCTGCGCCCGGGGCTCAAACCGTTACGTGCGGCATCTCGTCGGCCGCCCGGCTGA
- a CDS encoding peptidylprolyl isomerase, translating to MRDSSSRASRAVRAGIRDNSGLDRRYTVFGEIFRGIEVLDKIVAAARDAADNPIEPITMTVTVKE from the coding sequence ATGCGTGATAGCTCCTCAAGAGCTTCACGAGCTGTCCGCGCAGGCATAAGGGATAACAGCGGACTCGACCGGCGCTACACCGTGTTCGGGGAAATCTTTCGCGGCATCGAAGTCCTGGATAAGATCGTCGCCGCCGCCCGCGACGCCGCCGACAATCCGATTGAGCCGATCACGATGACCGTGACGGTAAAGGAATAG